From the Polyangiaceae bacterium genome, the window CGGGACGATGGCGGCGCCGTTGACGTCCGTCTGGGCCTGTTGGTTGCCGCGCTCATCCAAGAAGTGGATGCCGAGCTCGGTGGGGGTCACGCTCACGATCTCGGACTGACCGTCGCCGTCGAAGTCACCGCTCTCGACGCGCAGGGTGTAGCCCTGTCTCAAGACGCTGCCCGGTGTGTAATCTCCGGACGCGCGTCGGCAGACGCCATCGGTCCCACAGCCAAAGCCGGCGGGACAGTTAACGGTCTCGCTACCCGGTTGGCTGCTTGCGGTGGTGCAGAGGTAGCGGCACTGATTCTCGGAGCCTTTAGGTGCGCAGTTTCCTTCGGGAAACGAATCGCACTCCTCCCCGGCCTCAGGCTCGATCACCCCGTTGCCACACTCTCCGCTCTCGATCGTGTTGAGGTTCGCACAGCTCGCGAGCACCACACCCGTGAGGGTGGTGCCGAGCCAGGTGAAAAGCCCTGCAAACCTTCTCATTCTTGTTCTGGTCAAGTTATGGCCCCTAACCTGCACCCGCGGGGTGCCTTTAAGCAAAGATGGTCGATGCGTCGGTGCTTTCGCGCCGCGCAGAGTCAGAACGGGTTCTCCAAGTCTCCGCTGCCCTTCTTCTTGGTCTGTGTGCGCTGGACGATCTTGGCTAGCGTGACGCTGATCACGCCACCGACGTCAGGCTTCACGTGCACCTTCTTCGAGAGGTAGCCGGGCGCCTGAAACTCGATTTCGACTTCCTTGTCTCCGTACGGCAACTCGAGCGGTTCGTCGGAGGAGCCGATCTTCTTTCCGTCCACGTACGCCTCGACGCTCTTCGGCTTCGAGTCGACGGTGAAGCGCACACTGGTCGGCTTCTCCGGCTCTTCAGGCTTTTCTGGTTCTGCGCTTTTCAGAGGTGCGGCAGGCGCTTCCGTGGCCGTGGGCGCTGTAGACGGCGTCGGTGTTGCCGTTTCCGCGAGGTGATCCGCTGTGACCTGTGGATGATTCGAGCGTAGGGCGAACACAGCGGCGCCGGCGCCGCCGAGCACGAGTACACCAAGCACCGCGAACAGCGCCATGCGAGAGCTCTTTTTCGGGCTGCCCGTGTCGACCGCCAGGGGCGCTTGGGTGGACGCGCCCGCGGCTTTCTGCAGCTGTCCTTGAATCGAGGGCGACATCTGTTCGGTGTCGAGCTCGGTTCGATCGAGCACACCGAAGCGCGGAGTCGGCATCGCGTGCCCGCCGCCCGAGAGTGGGCTCACGGTCACGCTCATGCCGGCGCTCTGCGCGGCCGCTGCTAGCTCCTCCAGGGCCCTCGAGACTGTCTGAGGGCGATCGGCTGGATCCTTTGCCATCATGCGCTGAATGGGCGCGTCCAGTTCCGCGGGGAGACCTCCAACCGCGCTCACTGCTGGTGGCGGTTCGTTGATGTGCTTGAGCATCAACGTCAGCATCTGGTCGGAGACGAACGGGCGCTGACCCGTTAGTACCTCGAAGCACATGACGCCGAACGAGTAGATGTCCGTGCGGTGGTCAACTCCAGTACCGCGACACTGTTCCGGAGACATGTAGTAGGGCGTACCGATCGGGGCGCCGGTGTTTGTCTTGTGGCCACTCGTGTGGTCGCCGAGTAGCTTGGCGATACCAAAGTCGAGGAGCTTGGGCGTCGGCTTCCCCTCGGAGTCGAAGGCGATGTAGATGTTCTCTGGCTTGAGATCGCGGTGCACGATCTCGTTCGCGTGAGCTGCGTCCAGCGCGCGCGCTACCTGACGCAAGATCGGTACCGCCTCCTCTGGGCTCAAGCGACCCTTGCGCTGGATGTACTCGTCGAACGGTACGCCATCCAGCAGCTCCATGACGTAGTACTGGCGCTTGTCTGGCAGGCTACCGAACGCGAAGATATCGATGATGTTCTGGTGCTGGATCTGATTGACGGCACGCGCTTCCGCGATGAAACGCGAGACCATCTGCGGGTTCGAGGAGTACTCGCGGTTCAAGACCTTCACCGCGACGCGCTTGCCGATCAGCGGATGAACGCCGGCGTAGACCGAACCGAAGCCGCCTTCACCAAGCTTCTTTTCGATTTCGTACTCGCCGACAGTTATGCCTGGCGTGAGGTCAGGATCGACGCCTGCGAACGCGGCGTCCGGGAGCAACGTCTCGCCGTCATGGCCGCACTTGGCGACGCCTTCGGGATAGACGGTTCGGCATTTGGGACAGGTGGGCATCTTTGAGGGCGGGGGCCTTGAAGGAGCCGCAGCGTCGCTCGGGCGGCTACACAGTGGACTCAGTTTGATAGGGTGCGCGCCTTCCTCGACGCGATCAATAGTCACCGAACTTTGTCGCGCAGCTCACGAGCAGCCTGAAGGCGGAGACGCGCTTTCCGGCGCCGCGGCTAGACGAGGCCGCTCGCTGATGCGGCAAGTTCCGCAGTCCTTCGGGTGTTCGACCGCGTTTTTTACTTGGTTTTCCTTGAGACAGCCCAGGCCGCCTTGCTCACCTCTGCTGGTCGCCATGAGCCAGAAGCCGGTCCGCCTGCGCGCGTGTGACGTGTGCTAACCTTCGCGGTCATGCCCGTCTGCAAAGCCTGCGGTGAAGAGGTCGACGAAGTCGTGTCCGTGAAGGTCAACGGTAAGACCAAGAAGCTCTGCGAGGAGTGCGCAGAGATCGCCGAGCAGGAACAAGAAATCCTCGAGCAGAGCGAGTCGGTCGTGCAGGGGATGATGGGGTTCAAAGGGCGTCGCTAGGCGGCCGCACCAGCTGCAGCGGCACGCTCACTGCGCTGCAGCACGCTCACTGCTGCAGCACCAGGCTTGCTTCACTCATCGCTTGGGGCTGCCGCTAGCTCAGCGAGGAAATCTCGTACCGCGCTGTGGCCGAGCAGATGCTGGGCGATGCGCTGTCCGCGCTCGATCATGGCCTCACGGGTCTCCGTGGAGACGCCGGTCTCCTCCAGCAGTTCGGACAAGGGCCGTGCTCCCTCATGGTCTAGAAACGCGCTGACCTCGAGTAACACGGCCTTACTCAGCGCCTCGCCCCGGGCGTTGTGACGTAGCACGTCGGGCGCAAGTTCCGCGGCCATGCTCCGCACGTCTTCTACGTCTCGCATCATGTCCGCGACCTTCACCTCGCGGATGGCGCGCAGCGCGTGACGCCGCATGCGTTGAAGCAACGCCTGCCCATCGTCGCTCTTGAGTCTCTCAATCATTGCCGCGCGGAACTCGTCTTGGGCGGTCCGGCTGAAATCTGTCACGACCTTCTGCATGCGACCCTCGAGGCCTCCGACCACGCTCTTGCCCACGTCGGAGATGCCCTTCGCTCCTTCGCCGACACGGCTCTTGAGCCCCCGCGCCAAGCCAGAGAGCGCGCTGCCTCCGGCGGCCGCGATGCCGGTACCGATACCCACGCCGGGCAGTCGCTTCGCGAAGCTTTGGAGTGTGCTCTGCACCACCGGCGAGAGCAGCTCCCGCATGAGCTTCGGATCGATGATGTCCTCCGCCCATTTGCCCTGGGGAATTCTCAGGCTCGACAGCTGCTCTTCCAGTGCTGCCCAGCTCGTGTCGCTCATCAGGCTCCCCACGCGTTGTTCGCTCTCATCGAAGCGCTCGAGCTGACGGTACCAGCCAGGGGTGACGTGCTCGTCGACCAACAGCGACGCCGTTTCGCCGCCAAGCGCGACCAGCACGAGGGCACCGACCCGTGGCAGGTCGACCAGCTCCTCCAGGGGCAGCTCGAGCAACGCGTCGACTACAACCGCGGCCCCTTGCCGCAGCCGAGGGTCGTCCGACGCGCAGAGTCCATCCAAGACCTGATTCAATCGCGATCTGTCCATGGCGGCCCCATAGCTCAGCCTGGTCTCGTCGCCCAACCGGGCACGATCGGCGAAGCGACTGGCCGGCGCTGAAGTCGCCAGTCGGCCACAACGAGGGCTCGGCAGGCGCGGACAAACAACGACTCGGGCGCTGCCAGCCCATCCCCTCTCAGTCCTCGTTCGCTCAATCGACAAGGCTCGAGGGAGCGGCTAGTGTGCTTTTTCGCGCTTCTCGAGCGCTTGGGGGTTCGCCCACCATCGCGTCCGGAGACGCGATGTGTTCAGTCACTAATCGCCGTCAGCGTTTCGTCAAAGCGCCCGCAAAAAGACTCACATGGCCAGACGTCATTCACGACCCAGAGGATTTGGGGGAGGCCTCAAGCGCGTCAGCAAGGGCGCGCAGAACGCCATGGAGGTACTACGCCTCGGGCGCCTGACACCCCGCCAAGGTGCAACCTTCGAGGTGGTCCACCAAGAGCGGATGTTCAAGCTGCGTCGCTACGCCAGCGTGAAGCATCCGAGCGGAACCCGCGTGAAGGCGCCCCTCGTGCTCATCCCGCCATTGATGCTCACGGCGGAGATCTACGACGTATCACCCGAGCTGAGCGCAGTCGGCGTGCTGACCAACGAAGGCATCGATCCTTGGGTGATCGATTTTGGCGCGCCCGAACGCGAAGAAGGGGGCATGGAGCGCACCCTCGATGATCACGTGCGCGCGGTCGCCAAGGCCATCCGCATGGTCGCCGAGCAAACAGGCGCCCCGGTGCACCTCGCTGGCTACTCCCAGGGTGGGATGTTCGCGTATCAAGCTGCGGCTTACCTTCAGTCCGCTCACCTCGCGTCGGTGATCACGTTTGGTAGCCCCGTGGATATTCACGCCAACCTACCGTCGCTCTCGAATGAGGTGGCAGAGCGCGTGATCGGAATGGCGCGGACGCTGATCGAGTATCCGCTGACTCATATGGAGGGTCTGCCAGGCATCCTCACGAGCACCGGCTTCAAGCTGCTCACGCCCGTGAAGGAAGCCCAGCAGCTAGTGGACTTCGTGCGCAACCTGCATGACCGCCAAGCGCTGGAAAAGCGCGAGAGCCGCCGCAGGTTTTTAGGGGGTGAGGGGTTCGTTGCGTGGCCTGGTCCGGCGCTGCGGAAGTTCATTGATGAATTCGTGGTGCACAACCGCCTAGCGTCGGGCGGCTTCGTGATCGACGGCCGAAGCGTGACGTTGGCTGACATCCGCTGCCCAGTGTTGGCCTTCGTTGGAGAGCGCGACGACATCGCCCGGCCCCCAAGCGTGCGAGCTATTGCGAACGCCGCACCCAACGCGGAGGTGTTCGAGATCCCGCTGTCCGCAGGCCACTTTGGACTAGTCGTTGGTTCGACGTCCCTCAGGGAAACGTGGCCGAGCGTGGTGCAGTGGCTGCGCTGGCGCGAAGGCTTGGGAGAGCAGCCCCTGCTAATCAGCGATCCACACGCAGAGCCGGAAGCACCCGAGTACCTCGACGACGACGACGAAGTCGGTGGCTTCGACCTCGACGTGGATATTGACCTATTCGTCGATACCGCGGCTAGCGCGGTCTCTTCCGCGTGGAAGCGCCTGGGGCACGCTTTCGAGGACGCAGCGGATGCTGTCGACAACTTGCGCTTTCAGCTGCCTCGCTTGAGCCAGCTGCGACGCATGGGCCCCGACTCGCGCATCAGCATGGCTGGAGTGCTCGCGCGCCAGGCGAAGCACATCCCAGAGCAGACGTTCTTCCTCTTCCGCGGGCGGGCCTTTTCCTATGCGGACGCTGACCGCCGGGTGAATCACGTCGTGCGTGGCTTCATCTCCTGCGGGGTGCGGCGTGGAACGCGCGTTGGCGTGTTGATGGAAGGCCGACCGAGCTACCTCTCGGTGGTCGCGGCGCTGAACCGCATTGGCGCGATCGCCGTGCTCTTGAACCCGGCGTCTTCGCGCATCGCGCTGTCAAAGTGCCTGGAGATGGGCGAAGCGGAGTTCTTGGTGAGTGACCCGGGGCACGCGGAGCTCGCGCGGGACTCTTTCCAGGGCGACGTGCTGGTGCTGGGTGGTGGTGGGCGAGTGCGCAACTCGACTGCTGGCGTGATCGACATGGAGCAGATCGATCCTGATCGTGTCGAGCTCCCCGCCTGGTACGAACCGAACCCGGGCAAGTCGGGTGATCTGGCCATGATCATCTTTACCTCGGGTCGCTACTCGAAGCCTCGAGCGGCACGCATCACGAACCGGCGTTGGGCGTTCTCGGCGTATGGCGCGGCCGCCGCTTGTACGCTCACCGGGAAGGACACGGTCTACTGCTGCCTGCCATTGCATCATCAGTCAGGCATGCTGGTGAGCGTCGGAGGTGGGTTGGTCGGTGGTGCACGGCTCGCGTTGGCCAGTCGTTTCACCCCGGAACTATTTTGGAAGGAAGTACGTCGCTACGGCGCGACCGTCGTCTTCTACGCCGGCGAGATGTGCCGCGAGCTGGTCAACGCTCCCGTTGCGCCTTCGGAGCATATCAATCCCCTACGACTGTTTGCGGGCAGCGGGATGCGCAAAGACGTTTGGTACAGACTTCAAGATCGCTTTGGGGTTGGCGTGCTGGAGTTCTATGCATCCAGTGAAGGCAACGCGGTGCTCGCCAACGCATCCGGCAAGAAGCTCGGCGCCCTGGGGCGGCCGCTGCCTGGCGCCACCGACATGGCGATCGTGCGCTACGACTTCGACCGTGGCGAGCTGATCAAGGACGCCCGCGGTTGGCTCGTCCCGACCAAAGAAAACGAGTGGGGGATGATGATCTCCCGCGTCGACTCGACCCATCCTTCAGCAACGCTCGCCGGCTACGCTCAAGACCCCGACACCGCGAAGCGCATCGTGCGGGGTGCCTTCGAGGCCGACGACGTGTGGTTCTTGACGGGCGATATCCTGCGCAGGGACGACGACGGTGACTACTGGTACGTGGACCGCGCCTCAGATATGATCCGTACGGTAACGGGTCCTGTCGCGACCACCGAGATCGAGGACGCGCTGTACGATTTGCCCGAGGTGGGCCTCGCCGTGGCGTACGCTTTGCGGGTGCCCGGTACTTCCTGGCAGATGCCGGTTGCTGCCGTGGTGCCGCAAGGTGACGCGCGCCTGGACCCCGGCGCCATTCTGGACGTCATCGAGCGACAGCTGCCGCTACGTGCGCGGCCACGTATCATCCGCGTGCGCTCGCAGATCGCCCTCACGGATGGCTACCGTCCGATCAAAGCGCCGCTCATCGAAGCTGGCATCCGCGGCAGCTCCACCGAAAAGCGCTTCTGGTACGACTCGGATCGACATCGTTACGAGGAGTTGGACCCGTCGGGCTACGTGGAGGCCGTGCGTCAGGCCGGCGGGAGCGCGTCGGAGCTCGACCTCGAAGAGGAGGCGGCGAGCTAGCCCTTGAACCTCAGAGCTGACAGCCTCGACCACGCTCCGGAGGACGACCGGCAACGGCCCGTTGGTGTGCGCGATACGCTGAGCGCGCTGTGGCGACTGTCGCGACCTCAGGGCGCCTTCTGGCTGTCGTGGATCGTATTGATCGGATACGGCTTCACGCTCTGGGACTGGGGTATGGGACCACGTGGCGTCTCGGGGCTCGTCGTGATCTTGATCAGCTGGTGGCTGCTCAACGCAGGGAGCCTGTGGCTCAACGCGGTGCTCGACGACGACCAGGGCGAGGTCCTGTTTCAACCCTCTCCCGTAGCTTTGCCTCGCGGAACCGCTGTGGCGGGTTACCTCGCTCTGACTTCAGCCGTCGTGGTGAGCGCTTTCAGTCGCTGGCCGGGAGTGCTGTGTGCAAGCGGAGCGGCGATCTTGGCGGTGCTGTACTCTCACCCCCGAACCCGCTGGAAGGGGCACGCATGGGGTGGGCCGTTCGTGAACTTGGCGGGCTACGGGCTGCTGACTCCTATCGCCGGGTTCGCTCAGACTGGGCTGCCTCCTACGGCCCGGGGCTTCGTCACGCTGCTGCTCCTTGCCGCGTGGATCTTAGGCGCCTTCTTCGCCGCCCAAGCGTTCCAACAGCGGGAGGATGCCGAGCGCGGATACTCGACGCTTGTTGTGAGCCAAGGGGCGGTCGGAGTGATTCGCGTGGCCCGCTGGTTGATGGGTTTCGCGATGGCGGGCGTGGTGCTCGGTATCGCGCTTGGCTACTACCCAAGGCTGCTGTTTCTGGGAGCGCCTCTGTTGTGGCTGACGGATCGCTACATCAAGCGTTGGCAGGAGTTGGCCGGTGGCGCTCAAACGGACAGCTGGGGGCGCGCGATGGCGATGGGCCTGCATCGGCGCATGATGCTCAGCGGCGCCTTGCTGTTCGTCCTCGCGTACTACGACTACCAGGCGGACTACCAAGCCGACCGCCCAGCGGCGGGGTGGGCGACCGCGCGCGGCCGGCCGCCTTTCCCTCAGCGTTTCCAGAACACCGAGTAGCCAGGCACGCAGCGGCAAGCCGCTCGCTCGCATTCCCTCGCGGGTAGCGAACGCGAGCTTCCGTAATCATTCGCGAGGTTTCGTGACAGGGGGTGCCCTCACTGTCCAGTTCTGCCATGCTCGCTGCGAGCGATGTTCGTTTGTCCTGAGTGCGGTCAGTGCTTTCAGGCGCCGGGCCAATGCCCGAGCGACGGCAATCCTCTATCTGACAACCTGACCGAGCCGTTGCTCGGGCAAATGGTTGGAAGCTACCGCATCGCCGCGCTGCTCGGAGTGGGCGGAATGGGGCGCGTCTACAAGGGTGTTCATCCGCAGATTGGCAGCCGCGTGGCGATCAAGGTGCTGAGTATGGAGTGTGCTCACCACCCGGCGCTGGTTCAGCGTTTCTTCGCGGAAGCGCGGTCCGTGAACGTGATCCGCCACGAGAGCATCGTCAACATCGTGGATCTGTCGACGCTCAGCGATGGACGCCCGTACATCGTCATGGAGTACCTCGATGGGCAGTCGCTCTCCGAGGTGATCCGCGAGCGCTCACCGCTACCGGTGGGCGGCGTGATGACGCTGATGTTCGAGGTGCTCGATGCGTTGGCGGCCGCACATCAAGCGGGCATCGTGCACCGCGATCTCAAGCCCGACAACATCTTCGTGACGGCGCAAGGTCGGCCCAAGGTGCTCGACTTCGGAATCGCGAAACTGCGACCGGAGCTTGGTGCTGGCAGTGACGCGACGCGCACCGGATCCATCCTGGGCACGCCCCACTACATGTCCCCTGAGCAGGCTCAGGGCCAGCACATCGACCATCGCAGCGACATCTACGCACTGGGCATCATCCTGTTCGAGCTATTGACCGGTGCCCGTCCGTTCGAGGCGCCCACCCTGTACAGCTTGCTCGACATGCACGTGAAGCAGCCGCCCCCGCCGCCGACTTCCGTGCGTAGGGATCTGCTACCGGTGTTCGATCAAGTGGTGTTCCGCGCCCTAGCGAAGCGCCCTGAGCAGCGCTACCAGACGGCCGGCGAGATGAAGCAGGCGCTGGAGCTCGCTTCCCAATCACTTCCGCAGGGAAGTTGGGCGGGGCTTGGTGCCCGCAGCAGCGGTCGTCCGCCGGTGGGCAATGTCACACCGCACTACGGGCGTCCTCCTACTGTGCCGAGCACCCTTGGGGGACAGATACCAAGCGGGACCTCACCAAGTTTTGGCGGTCACCCTCCGGGCACCATGGGTGGTCAGGTGATGAGCGGTGGGTATGGCGTCGGCCCGACTGGCGGCTCCCTGCACTTGTCACCCCCCGCAGCGCCCGAGCGCTCGTCACCCATTCCGTACATCTTGGTCGCCGTGGGTGGGTTCGTGCTGATTTGTGCGATGATCCTAGTGTTCTCGTTCGGCCTTTCCCTCGTCGGTCAGGCGAATAGCAGCGCGAACCAGCCAGTGGTGAACACGCCCACCGCCGATCCGGATGATCCTGACGATGACCCGGGTTTGCCCGTCGCGAACGTGCCGGGCTTGCCAACCGGTACTGCTAACACGCGCTTCGACGTTACGTCGGAGGCGTCCACCGCGTTCAAAGCCGCAGAGAAGGTCAATCCTGGCCTGAAAGTCGCCTTGATTACGGCGAACGGCGTGAAGTCCGACGGAATGATCGACATGAGCGCGTCGATGACGAACTCGGCCACGTTTCAGTTCGTCAACGCGAGCACCTGCGTGCTGGTTTCCGCGACCCAGTTTGGCAACACCACCATCGCAATGACTCGCTCGGATTGCTCCGGCACACCCGTGCGCCCGCCGCGCTGTAGCCTCGCCAACGTGATGAAGCGCGCCTTCGCGCAGACCAAGGCCTCTCCGACCGCCCTCGGTATCGTGACCTACCAGGGAAATAAAGCCGGGGAACCGCGCTGGTCGGTTACGTTGGGTGTCTTGAGCCACGCCGAGGTCCCCGACGACTGCTGAGTCAGAGCCTGAGGGCACGAAAGCCGAAGCGGTTATTTCTGCCGCTCCACCCGACTCAACGCGCGGAAACAGCTCTGGGCAGCGCCTCCCGGGGCGCATTCGCTTAGTCCTCTTCAGCCTCTGCCTGATTTTGGGGTTAGGAGCGCTACCTCGCGCAACCATCGGTACCGAGGCAAAGGCGTATTACCAGGGGGAAAAGTCGACCCAAGTAGCGCTCGCTCGTCGCGTCGCCAAGGCCACGCTGGAGCAACCGGAGCCCGACTTTTATCGCAGCGGCATGTCACGGTTCGATGGGCAGTCTGCGATCGCCATCTACCAGATGACCCTGCTCGGCCTGGGGCAGGTCGTATCCGCTCATCCAGAGCTCCGAGACGAGTTCTTGCCCGCCATGCGCCGCGCCGCAGAGCGCCTCGTGGCCCCACAGACGCTGACTTACGCGGCGAAGGTGTATGGCCAGCATGGCGTTCGCTACATGGC encodes:
- a CDS encoding alpha/beta fold hydrolase translates to MARRHSRPRGFGGGLKRVSKGAQNAMEVLRLGRLTPRQGATFEVVHQERMFKLRRYASVKHPSGTRVKAPLVLIPPLMLTAEIYDVSPELSAVGVLTNEGIDPWVIDFGAPEREEGGMERTLDDHVRAVAKAIRMVAEQTGAPVHLAGYSQGGMFAYQAAAYLQSAHLASVITFGSPVDIHANLPSLSNEVAERVIGMARTLIEYPLTHMEGLPGILTSTGFKLLTPVKEAQQLVDFVRNLHDRQALEKRESRRRFLGGEGFVAWPGPALRKFIDEFVVHNRLASGGFVIDGRSVTLADIRCPVLAFVGERDDIARPPSVRAIANAAPNAEVFEIPLSAGHFGLVVGSTSLRETWPSVVQWLRWREGLGEQPLLISDPHAEPEAPEYLDDDDEVGGFDLDVDIDLFVDTAASAVSSAWKRLGHAFEDAADAVDNLRFQLPRLSQLRRMGPDSRISMAGVLARQAKHIPEQTFFLFRGRAFSYADADRRVNHVVRGFISCGVRRGTRVGVLMEGRPSYLSVVAALNRIGAIAVLLNPASSRIALSKCLEMGEAEFLVSDPGHAELARDSFQGDVLVLGGGGRVRNSTAGVIDMEQIDPDRVELPAWYEPNPGKSGDLAMIIFTSGRYSKPRAARITNRRWAFSAYGAAAACTLTGKDTVYCCLPLHHQSGMLVSVGGGLVGGARLALASRFTPELFWKEVRRYGATVVFYAGEMCRELVNAPVAPSEHINPLRLFAGSGMRKDVWYRLQDRFGVGVLEFYASSEGNAVLANASGKKLGALGRPLPGATDMAIVRYDFDRGELIKDARGWLVPTKENEWGMMISRVDSTHPSATLAGYAQDPDTAKRIVRGAFEADDVWFLTGDILRRDDDGDYWYVDRASDMIRTVTGPVATTEIEDALYDLPEVGLAVAYALRVPGTSWQMPVAAVVPQGDARLDPGAILDVIERQLPLRARPRIIRVRSQIALTDGYRPIKAPLIEAGIRGSSTEKRFWYDSDRHRYEELDPSGYVEAVRQAGGSASELDLEEEAAS
- a CDS encoding UbiA family prenyltransferase yields the protein MNLRADSLDHAPEDDRQRPVGVRDTLSALWRLSRPQGAFWLSWIVLIGYGFTLWDWGMGPRGVSGLVVILISWWLLNAGSLWLNAVLDDDQGEVLFQPSPVALPRGTAVAGYLALTSAVVVSAFSRWPGVLCASGAAILAVLYSHPRTRWKGHAWGGPFVNLAGYGLLTPIAGFAQTGLPPTARGFVTLLLLAAWILGAFFAAQAFQQREDAERGYSTLVVSQGAVGVIRVARWLMGFAMAGVVLGIALGYYPRLLFLGAPLLWLTDRYIKRWQELAGGAQTDSWGRAMAMGLHRRMMLSGALLFVLAYYDYQADYQADRPAAGWATARGRPPFPQRFQNTE
- a CDS encoding serine/threonine protein kinase; protein product: MPTCPKCRTVYPEGVAKCGHDGETLLPDAAFAGVDPDLTPGITVGEYEIEKKLGEGGFGSVYAGVHPLIGKRVAVKVLNREYSSNPQMVSRFIAEARAVNQIQHQNIIDIFAFGSLPDKRQYYVMELLDGVPFDEYIQRKGRLSPEEAVPILRQVARALDAAHANEIVHRDLKPENIYIAFDSEGKPTPKLLDFGIAKLLGDHTSGHKTNTGAPIGTPYYMSPEQCRGTGVDHRTDIYSFGVMCFEVLTGQRPFVSDQMLTLMLKHINEPPPAVSAVGGLPAELDAPIQRMMAKDPADRPQTVSRALEELAAAAQSAGMSVTVSPLSGGGHAMPTPRFGVLDRTELDTEQMSPSIQGQLQKAAGASTQAPLAVDTGSPKKSSRMALFAVLGVLVLGGAGAAVFALRSNHPQVTADHLAETATPTPSTAPTATEAPAAPLKSAEPEKPEEPEKPTSVRFTVDSKPKSVEAYVDGKKIGSSDEPLELPYGDKEVEIEFQAPGYLSKKVHVKPDVGGVISVTLAKIVQRTQTKKKGSGDLENPF
- a CDS encoding serine/threonine protein kinase — encoded protein: MFVCPECGQCFQAPGQCPSDGNPLSDNLTEPLLGQMVGSYRIAALLGVGGMGRVYKGVHPQIGSRVAIKVLSMECAHHPALVQRFFAEARSVNVIRHESIVNIVDLSTLSDGRPYIVMEYLDGQSLSEVIRERSPLPVGGVMTLMFEVLDALAAAHQAGIVHRDLKPDNIFVTAQGRPKVLDFGIAKLRPELGAGSDATRTGSILGTPHYMSPEQAQGQHIDHRSDIYALGIILFELLTGARPFEAPTLYSLLDMHVKQPPPPPTSVRRDLLPVFDQVVFRALAKRPEQRYQTAGEMKQALELASQSLPQGSWAGLGARSSGRPPVGNVTPHYGRPPTVPSTLGGQIPSGTSPSFGGHPPGTMGGQVMSGGYGVGPTGGSLHLSPPAAPERSSPIPYILVAVGGFVLICAMILVFSFGLSLVGQANSSANQPVVNTPTADPDDPDDDPGLPVANVPGLPTGTANTRFDVTSEASTAFKAAEKVNPGLKVALITANGVKSDGMIDMSASMTNSATFQFVNASTCVLVSATQFGNTTIAMTRSDCSGTPVRPPRCSLANVMKRAFAQTKASPTALGIVTYQGNKAGEPRWSVTLGVLSHAEVPDDC